The Phocoena phocoena chromosome 21, mPhoPho1.1, whole genome shotgun sequence genome includes a region encoding these proteins:
- the ZFP42 gene encoding zinc finger protein 42 homolog: MDQKLKKREKTLGQKGLGRRAVSGDKSPPAPQKPPDTTWTLCDEEVCYETSFRVVEEDSFSDCYIECIIRGEFSEPITEEDSLLKSFDCLKQGSEQELSQQVLTASSLLERSLEYMKKGAKQELPQQFGGENSLLESSEYMTGKKLPPGEIPSIDFSDPKQLTECTKMKPSTNKEYDAPEKIVCPESGCIREFKNRASLRKHLRVHSPRDHVCAECGKAFKESAKLKRHFLVHTGEKPFPCTFEGCGKRFSLSFNLRTHVRIHTGEKPFVCPFEGCLKKFIQSNNMKAHLLTHAKAEMSQ, translated from the coding sequence ATGGACCAGAaactgaagaaaagggaaaagacactTGGCCAGAAAGGCCTTGGTAGAAGAGCCGTCAGTGGGGACAAGTCACCGCCAGCCCCGCAGAAACCTCCTGACACGACGTGGACCTTATGTGATGAGGAAGTGTGCTATGAGACTAGCTTTCGGGTTGTTGAAGAGGATTCCTTCTCTGACTGTTACATAGAATGCATAATAAGAGGTGAGTTTTCTGAACCTATCACGGAAGAGGACTCACTTCTTAAGTCCTTTGACTGTCTGAAACAAGGATCAGAACAAGAGCTTTCTCAACAGGTTCTTACGGCAAGCTCACTTCTTGAACGTTCCTTGGAATACATGAAAAAGGGGGCAAAACAAGAACTTCCTCAACAGTTTGGTGGAGAGAATTCACTTCTTGAGTCTTCTGAGTACATGACAGGCAAGAAGCTTCCTCCTGGAGAAATACCCAGCATTGACTTTTCAGATCCTAAACAGCTCACAGAATGTACTAAAATGAAGCCAAGTACAAATAAAGAATATGATGCTCCAGAAAAAATTGTTTGTCCTGAGAGTGGATGCATAAGAGAGTTCAAGAATAGAGCATCCCTGAGAAAGCATCTCCGAGTTCATAGTCCCCGAGATCACGTATGTgcagaatgtgggaaagccttcaagGAGAGCGCAAAACTAAAAAGACATTTTCTggttcatactggagagaagccATTTCCGTGTACTTTCGAAGGGTGCGGAAAACGTTTTTCCCTGTCCTTCAATTTGCGTACACATGTGCGCatccacactggggagaaacctTTTGTATGTCCCTTTGAAGGCTGTCTCAAGAAGTTTATTCAGTCAAATAACATGAAAGCGCACCTCTTAACTCATGCAAAGGCTGAAATGAGTCAatga